One Pseudanabaena sp. FACHB-2040 DNA window includes the following coding sequences:
- a CDS encoding NAD(P)-dependent alcohol dehydrogenase: MMNLRRLGGFMRAIALHDDFGINQLQLIEQPDHTPGKNEVRVKLQAVSLNYVDLLVIKGLLNPKLSLPYIPVCDGAGVVKQVGESVTMFKPGDTVATTFIPDWIDGKPTAAKTDYSTRQGLGAVVGQLSDYKVFSVNQLIHSPANLSAIEASTLPIAGLTAWNALKHSNLQAGQTVLLHGTGGVSIFALQFAKAQGATVIITSSSDDKLKRAQQLGADFLINYKSTPDWEAVVHQVTAGNGADIVIETVGGQNLQRSLNTVRMGGYVPVVGLLDGFDANINALTLLHQQATIKGLEVGSTQDFSEMNQAIESHNIHPVIDRVFSFEQAQSAFEYLEQGLHFGKVVVTV, from the coding sequence ATGATGAACCTAAGGCGTTTAGGTGGCTTCATGAGAGCGATCGCACTACACGATGATTTCGGTATCAATCAGCTACAGCTAATTGAGCAGCCTGACCATACTCCAGGCAAAAATGAGGTGCGGGTCAAGCTACAAGCAGTTTCCCTCAACTATGTAGATCTGCTGGTGATTAAAGGCTTGCTTAATCCCAAGCTATCTCTGCCCTATATTCCTGTCTGTGATGGGGCGGGGGTGGTGAAACAGGTCGGGGAAAGCGTCACTATGTTTAAACCTGGTGACACCGTTGCAACGACCTTTATTCCAGATTGGATTGATGGCAAACCGACTGCGGCTAAAACAGACTATTCCACCCGGCAGGGATTAGGCGCTGTTGTAGGACAACTTTCAGACTACAAGGTGTTTTCAGTAAATCAACTAATTCACAGCCCAGCAAATCTCTCAGCAATTGAAGCTTCCACCCTACCCATTGCTGGACTCACGGCCTGGAACGCACTGAAACATAGCAATTTGCAGGCAGGACAAACCGTTCTTCTGCACGGTACGGGAGGCGTTTCTATCTTTGCCCTACAGTTTGCCAAAGCCCAGGGTGCAACCGTCATTATCACCTCCAGCAGTGATGATAAACTCAAGCGCGCTCAGCAGTTAGGGGCAGACTTTCTGATCAACTACAAGAGCACCCCTGATTGGGAAGCGGTTGTTCATCAAGTCACGGCAGGAAATGGTGCAGACATCGTGATTGAAACGGTAGGCGGTCAGAATTTGCAGCGATCGCTCAATACCGTGCGAATGGGTGGGTATGTGCCTGTTGTTGGCCTGCTAGACGGATTTGATGCCAACATCAATGCCTTAACGCTACTCCATCAGCAAGCCACTATCAAAGGCCTGGAAGTAGGCAGTACCCAAGATTTTTCTGAGATGAATCAGGCGATTGAATCTCACAATATTCACCCGGTCATCGACAGAGTTTTTTCTTTTGAGCAAGCTCAATCTGCATTTGAGTACTTAGAACAAGGTCTTCACTTTGGCAAAGTCGTTGTCACAGTCTAG
- a CDS encoding sugar-binding domain-containing protein — MVGDIATVFFRKNGSYQDIPLNTRATGPDLSLFQNSRHALCVVSGLGKVNGLRSALIGGLMNELILDEPTARALLDV, encoded by the coding sequence GTGGTTGGCGACATTGCGACCGTCTTTTTCCGCAAAAATGGCAGCTATCAAGACATTCCACTCAATACTCGGGCTACCGGCCCGGATCTGTCTCTGTTTCAAAACAGCAGACATGCGCTGTGCGTTGTCTCAGGATTAGGCAAGGTAAACGGTTTGAGATCGGCGTTAATCGGTGGACTGATGAATGAACTGATTCTCGATGAACCGACTGCTAGAGCCCTTCTAGATGTGTAA
- a CDS encoding LysR family transcriptional regulator — MELRQLKYFVTVAEELNFRRAAERLFMEQPPLSRQIRQLEDELSVELFYRSRRGVTLTPAGQAFLDEARLTLAQAERAAKVAQQAVQPKKLTVGFSICAFNRVLPEIIQSYRQQLPDVVVTLTEMSTEAQIQALLNGTIDIGFVHAPISHPALLTVTLLSEPLVVALPSNHPLTHQAQIDLRSLANEPFIVCPESVKPDLYGQFMRLCQEAGFSPQIVQEASPPEVVLGFVASGMGVSLVASGAEARHSAGVTYRALSTPTPLLEIAAAWRKQQVSPVLEDFLALVKQA; from the coding sequence ATGGAACTGCGGCAGCTCAAATATTTTGTCACTGTGGCGGAAGAGCTGAACTTTCGGCGGGCAGCCGAGCGCCTGTTTATGGAGCAGCCCCCCCTGAGCCGTCAAATCCGTCAGCTAGAGGATGAACTGAGTGTCGAGCTGTTTTATCGCAGCAGGCGGGGTGTTACGCTTACCCCGGCAGGGCAAGCGTTTTTAGACGAAGCGAGGCTGACCCTAGCCCAAGCAGAGCGAGCCGCCAAAGTTGCTCAACAGGCAGTTCAGCCCAAGAAATTGACAGTTGGGTTTTCCATCTGCGCTTTTAATCGAGTATTGCCAGAAATCATTCAGTCCTATCGTCAACAGTTGCCGGATGTTGTTGTCACGCTCACAGAAATGTCAACCGAGGCGCAAATTCAAGCGCTTCTAAACGGCACAATCGACATTGGCTTTGTTCATGCTCCAATTTCCCATCCGGCTTTGCTGACCGTGACGCTTCTCAGTGAACCGTTGGTCGTTGCCCTACCGTCCAACCACCCCCTGACCCATCAAGCACAGATTGATTTGCGATCGCTTGCCAACGAACCGTTTATTGTCTGTCCTGAGTCAGTCAAGCCCGATTTGTATGGGCAATTTATGCGGCTTTGTCAGGAAGCTGGCTTTTCCCCGCAAATTGTGCAAGAAGCGAGCCCACCGGAAGTAGTGCTAGGCTTCGTTGCATCCGGCATGGGTGTCTCACTTGTTGCCTCTGGTGCGGAGGCCCGCCACAGTGCTGGTGTTACTTATCGCGCCTTGTCAACCCCGACTCCCCTTTTGGAAATTGCAGCAGCTTGGCGCAAACAGCAGGTTTCTCCAGTTCTAGAGGACTTCTTAGCTTTAGTCAAACAGGCCTGA
- a CDS encoding calcium-binding protein produces the protein MSDNISSQSVSSTENFIKSFDFTPEYNPVSKESRDIFTAFDTNDSPSKTLGSPRVFRKQDVISASFSASNQGVEINLNRINRRSFSDNPIRVLLGNETAEGDNDDFNNLKAFHGVGSQYNDKFGEDYVPVGGSSHNFHSRFFAGAGNDEVYGGNGDDQLHGGSGNDVIKGGLGNDYIIPGSGLDFLDGGQGKDALLLNYESSLTSVIILSQQEIVEEIKDRQTEIKAVDIGTTSQGDTFRNIELIYAVTGQGNDIIDATGKDSTFNIDLYNNKIVGSSKIAYFASLGAGNDIAKTTSGDDVIDAGSGNDTINTGTGRDIIYGGDGDDIIRTEDTGDSIHGGAGNDVIFSAVAVDGGNTSLFGGAGADTFVIDVLDEATTTYAFNTNLEAFARFASGIIDAMKPQNEGPNGTKIGVDLAFAVASGLAGSVPVVGSLVGIGVDAAAIGVNTYLDADERSKEIKRINRNATAFSSSLVKSSMEFGELEVNIKNRDKVVIEDFEIGVDHVVLPSLDKLNRESKLYKYEYVIREGDTKQGLSAFVHLVGDAKPGSGQKDSDDVVLEIRADNYFNEAFVGNRPSFFETIQGLHYNGMIGTFNKTPILQDSGTGLGTNAHDVVRGGRGHEKLSGWLGDDIIQGGAGNDVLYGGFGELSGRLMQLGLWSPNDGDDKLLGEEGDDALYGEGGNDYLEGGAGSDVSTGGAGADTFVLDAQGGVDRITDFNAQEGDRIAFKAYFDLNQFVYDQSTGNLSYGGRTVGVLENRPSNFSPQAHIQLPKVGAFTLAQQTAYNQLKGRSAPAFAAVEIGGLSVPHLFDEAFYLSKNADVAVAVRGGALPSGYDHFINYGWVEGRNPSAFYDEAFYLAENSDVAAAVSQRVVQSGLQHFMLYGHQENRAASKSFDAADYLAANADVKNAVNQGSFRSAFEHYVEFGAAEGRAAGLIFDESYYREVHPNAVKAMSGLEHYARYGQSSGHGPNALFNEGLYLAANADVKNAVGQGYFASGFDHYANFGRFEAGRVIG, from the coding sequence ATGTCTGATAACATTTCCTCCCAGTCCGTCTCAAGCACTGAGAACTTCATCAAAAGCTTTGACTTCACACCTGAATACAATCCTGTATCTAAAGAGTCTCGGGACATCTTTACAGCCTTTGACACTAACGACTCCCCATCTAAAACCTTAGGAAGCCCTAGGGTATTTCGGAAGCAGGACGTAATTTCAGCCTCCTTCTCAGCTTCGAATCAAGGGGTTGAAATTAATCTAAACAGAATCAACCGCCGCTCATTTTCTGATAATCCTATTAGGGTTCTGCTTGGAAACGAAACGGCAGAAGGCGACAATGACGACTTCAACAACCTAAAGGCTTTTCACGGCGTCGGCAGCCAGTATAACGATAAGTTTGGCGAAGACTATGTTCCCGTTGGCGGTTCCAGCCACAACTTTCACTCACGCTTCTTTGCAGGCGCAGGAAACGATGAAGTTTACGGAGGCAATGGCGACGATCAGCTCCATGGTGGATCAGGCAATGATGTCATCAAGGGCGGCCTGGGTAATGACTATATCATTCCGGGTTCAGGCTTAGACTTTCTTGACGGGGGGCAGGGCAAGGATGCGTTGCTGCTTAATTATGAGTCTAGCCTTACAAGCGTAATCATTCTTTCTCAGCAGGAGATTGTAGAGGAAATTAAAGATCGTCAAACGGAAATAAAAGCTGTTGATATTGGCACAACATCTCAAGGAGATACGTTTAGAAACATTGAACTGATTTATGCCGTCACTGGGCAGGGTAACGACATTATTGATGCCACTGGCAAGGATTCAACCTTCAACATCGATCTCTACAACAACAAGATCGTTGGGTCTAGCAAGATAGCCTACTTTGCTAGTTTGGGGGCAGGTAATGATATCGCTAAAACCACAAGTGGTGATGACGTCATTGATGCCGGCAGTGGTAATGACACGATAAATACTGGTACCGGTAGGGATATTATCTACGGTGGTGATGGCGACGACATCATCAGGACCGAGGACACCGGAGACTCTATCCACGGTGGTGCTGGTAACGACGTTATTTTTAGCGCTGTAGCCGTTGATGGTGGCAATACCAGTCTATTTGGGGGCGCAGGAGCCGATACCTTTGTGATTGACGTTCTAGATGAAGCCACAACCACCTATGCCTTTAACACTAACTTGGAGGCGTTTGCTCGATTTGCTAGCGGCATTATTGATGCTATGAAGCCCCAAAATGAAGGGCCTAATGGAACAAAAATTGGTGTTGATCTGGCTTTCGCTGTTGCTTCAGGGTTAGCGGGATCTGTCCCTGTGGTTGGATCGTTAGTCGGTATCGGCGTAGACGCTGCAGCTATTGGGGTAAACACCTACCTAGATGCCGATGAGCGCAGCAAAGAAATTAAACGCATCAATAGAAATGCAACAGCTTTTAGCAGCTCCCTGGTAAAAAGCTCAATGGAGTTTGGTGAACTAGAGGTTAACATCAAAAACCGGGACAAGGTCGTTATTGAAGACTTTGAAATTGGCGTTGACCATGTTGTTCTACCATCTCTAGACAAACTCAACCGCGAATCTAAGCTGTACAAGTATGAGTATGTCATCCGAGAAGGAGACACCAAGCAAGGACTGAGCGCGTTTGTCCATTTAGTTGGGGATGCAAAGCCAGGCAGTGGGCAGAAAGATTCTGACGACGTAGTCCTAGAGATCCGAGCAGATAATTATTTTAATGAGGCGTTTGTAGGCAATCGTCCCTCGTTCTTTGAAACCATTCAGGGTCTGCATTACAACGGCATGATTGGCACCTTTAATAAGACGCCAATTTTGCAAGACAGCGGGACTGGTTTGGGCACAAACGCCCACGACGTGGTTAGGGGAGGTCGGGGTCACGAAAAGCTCAGTGGCTGGCTAGGGGATGACATCATTCAAGGCGGTGCTGGTAACGATGTGCTCTACGGCGGCTTTGGGGAGCTCTCTGGGCGACTGATGCAGTTAGGGTTGTGGAGCCCTAATGATGGCGATGACAAGCTTCTTGGAGAAGAAGGAGACGACGCTCTCTATGGTGAGGGCGGCAATGACTACCTCGAAGGCGGGGCTGGCAGTGATGTGTCCACGGGTGGAGCAGGAGCCGATACCTTTGTGCTCGATGCCCAAGGTGGGGTTGATAGAATTACTGACTTTAACGCTCAAGAGGGCGATCGCATTGCGTTCAAAGCTTACTTCGACCTAAACCAGTTTGTCTACGACCAAAGCACGGGCAATCTGTCCTATGGTGGGCGAACAGTTGGCGTCTTGGAGAACAGGCCCAGCAACTTTTCGCCCCAGGCCCACATTCAGCTTCCCAAGGTTGGAGCATTTACGCTGGCTCAGCAGACTGCGTATAACCAGCTAAAAGGCAGATCGGCTCCGGCCTTTGCTGCGGTGGAAATTGGCGGCCTTTCTGTCCCTCATCTGTTCGATGAAGCCTTTTATCTCAGTAAAAATGCAGATGTGGCAGTAGCTGTGCGAGGCGGAGCTTTGCCCTCTGGCTACGACCACTTCATCAACTACGGCTGGGTAGAAGGGCGCAATCCGAGCGCGTTCTACGACGAAGCGTTTTACTTAGCGGAAAACTCTGATGTGGCTGCTGCTGTGAGCCAGAGGGTGGTCCAGAGTGGGCTCCAGCACTTCATGCTGTACGGACATCAGGAAAATCGCGCTGCTAGCAAGTCGTTTGATGCAGCTGACTACCTAGCAGCCAATGCTGATGTGAAAAATGCCGTCAACCAGGGCAGCTTCAGAAGTGCTTTTGAGCACTATGTTGAGTTTGGTGCCGCAGAGGGACGGGCTGCTGGCCTAATCTTTGATGAGAGCTACTACCGTGAGGTTCATCCTAATGCAGTCAAGGCGATGTCGGGCCTAGAGCACTACGCCCGTTACGGTCAAAGCAGTGGACACGGCCCCAATGCTCTCTTTAATGAGGGTCTTTATTTAGCGGCCAACGCTGACGTGAAAAATGCGGTTGGCCAAGGCTACTTTGCCAGTGGATTTGACCACTATGCTAACTTCGGTCGGTTTGAAGCCGGTCGGGTTATCGGCTAA
- a CDS encoding NarK family nitrate/nitrite MFS transporter, producing the protein MANLLSFTGRHKILHLTWFAFFISFVVWFNFAPLATAVKADLGLTDPQMRTIAICNVALTVPARIIVGMVLDRFGPRITYSCLLIYAAFPCIASALAQNFEQMVYARLALSIVGCGFVIGIRMVAEWFDEREIGLAEGIYGGWGNFGSAGAAFTLPSIATGLGFLAAGQANWRLAIALTGIVSAVYGVIYYLNVTDTPPGKVYQRPPSSAGMEVTSKRDFWFLLLMNIPLVGALGVISWRLTKVGFIGAGTLPVISLLLVALFLFQSYNIWQANKPLMTGRKQYAAAERYKFSQVANLELAYIACFGSELAVVSMLPTYFERGFGLAAAAAGAVAGMYAFMNIVARPGGGWISDKIGSRKWTLAATIGGTGVSYLLFSMFGQGIPIIFVVLMTMLASFFVMAAEGATYAIVPLIKPRITGQIAGNVGAYGNVGAVVYLTVYSLLPQGINGDRMFFQMLGCCALIVAFLNAFTMKEVAGFHHAEDPAAVAVKQTERLIDR; encoded by the coding sequence ATGGCTAACTTATTGTCATTTACAGGCAGACATAAAATCCTGCACCTGACTTGGTTTGCTTTCTTTATTTCTTTTGTGGTTTGGTTTAACTTTGCCCCGCTAGCCACAGCAGTAAAAGCTGATCTGGGTCTGACCGATCCACAGATGCGAACTATCGCGATTTGTAATGTTGCCCTGACCGTTCCGGCCCGAATTATCGTGGGCATGGTTTTGGATCGATTTGGTCCTCGAATTACCTATTCCTGTCTGCTGATCTACGCAGCATTTCCCTGTATCGCTTCTGCACTGGCGCAAAACTTTGAGCAGATGGTCTATGCTCGTCTAGCGTTGAGCATTGTGGGCTGCGGATTCGTCATCGGCATTCGGATGGTGGCAGAGTGGTTTGATGAGCGAGAAATTGGTCTAGCTGAAGGGATTTACGGGGGCTGGGGCAACTTTGGCTCAGCCGGGGCAGCCTTCACACTACCGTCGATTGCAACAGGTCTAGGGTTTCTGGCGGCTGGGCAGGCTAACTGGCGACTTGCGATCGCACTCACCGGTATTGTATCTGCTGTCTACGGCGTAATTTATTACCTAAATGTCACCGACACGCCCCCTGGCAAGGTGTACCAGCGGCCCCCCAGCAGTGCGGGTATGGAAGTGACCAGTAAACGCGATTTCTGGTTTTTGCTGCTGATGAATATTCCCTTGGTTGGGGCTTTGGGCGTAATTTCCTGGCGTTTAACCAAAGTCGGGTTCATCGGCGCGGGTACCCTGCCGGTCATCAGTCTTTTGCTGGTGGCTCTATTTCTGTTTCAGTCATACAACATCTGGCAGGCTAACAAACCCCTAATGACTGGGCGAAAGCAATATGCTGCCGCCGAGCGCTACAAGTTTTCCCAGGTTGCCAATTTAGAGCTGGCCTATATTGCTTGCTTCGGTTCAGAGCTGGCTGTCGTCTCCATGTTGCCCACCTATTTTGAGCGTGGGTTTGGGCTAGCTGCTGCTGCCGCTGGGGCTGTTGCTGGCATGTACGCCTTTATGAATATCGTGGCCCGCCCAGGGGGGGGCTGGATTTCTGACAAAATTGGCAGCCGTAAATGGACCCTAGCAGCCACTATCGGCGGCACAGGCGTGTCCTACCTGCTGTTCAGCATGTTTGGTCAGGGCATTCCCATCATTTTTGTAGTGCTGATGACCATGCTGGCCTCCTTTTTTGTAATGGCGGCAGAGGGCGCAACCTATGCCATCGTGCCGCTTATAAAACCCCGTATCACTGGGCAAATTGCCGGTAATGTTGGGGCTTATGGCAACGTGGGTGCAGTCGTTTACCTGACCGTTTACAGCCTGTTGCCCCAGGGCATTAATGGTGACCGGATGTTCTTTCAGATGCTGGGCTGCTGCGCTTTAATCGTGGCGTTCTTAAATGCGTTCACAATGAAGGAAGTCGCAGGATTTCATCATGCTGAAGACCCTGCTGCTGTTGCTGTAAAGCAGACGGAAAGGCTGATTGATAGATAA
- the glpK gene encoding glycerol kinase GlpK has product MTQYILAFDQGTTSSRAIVFDHQGNILSLAQKEFQQIFPQSGWVEHDADEIWSSQIGVANEALARIGIAASDIAAIGITNQRETTLVWDRKTGRPIHNAIVWQDRRTAEFADQLKAAGHEALFQSKTGLVIDAYFSGTKLRWLLDNVPGARDRAERGELAFGTIDTWLVWKLTQGALHITDATNACRTLFYNIHTGDWDDELLTLLDIPRSLLPEVRSCSEVYGYTAEGLLGAQIPIAGIAGDQQAATFGQASLQPGMAKNTYGTGCFMLLNIGEKPITSYHKLLTTVAWRVNGRTDYALEGSVFIAGAVVQWLRDGLGIIKRSEDVEALACSVPDNGGVYFVPAFVGLGAPYWDSYARGTITGLSRGSTAAHIARAALESIAYQTADVIDAMRQDSELYLTELRVDGGASRNDLLMQFQADVLGVPVVRPKVTETTALGAAYLAGLAVGYWESEQEIVQLWQMEKRFEPAISAEQRATLRESWRQAVAQARHR; this is encoded by the coding sequence ATGACTCAGTACATCCTCGCCTTTGACCAGGGAACCACCAGCTCCCGCGCTATTGTCTTCGACCATCAAGGCAACATTCTTTCCCTGGCCCAGAAGGAGTTTCAGCAGATCTTTCCCCAGTCTGGCTGGGTCGAGCACGACGCCGACGAGATCTGGTCTTCCCAAATTGGCGTTGCCAATGAAGCCCTAGCCAGAATCGGCATTGCCGCCAGCGATATTGCCGCTATCGGCATCACTAACCAACGCGAGACAACTCTAGTGTGGGACCGCAAAACTGGTCGCCCCATTCACAATGCGATCGTCTGGCAAGATCGCCGCACCGCCGAGTTTGCCGACCAGCTCAAAGCCGCTGGCCACGAAGCCCTGTTCCAAAGCAAAACCGGCCTGGTGATTGACGCCTACTTCAGTGGCACCAAGCTGAGGTGGCTGCTAGACAACGTCCCCGGTGCTCGCGACAGGGCTGAACGCGGCGAACTGGCCTTCGGCACTATCGACACCTGGCTAGTCTGGAAGCTGACCCAAGGAGCGCTGCACATTACCGACGCCACCAACGCCTGCCGCACCCTGTTCTACAACATCCATACTGGCGACTGGGATGACGAACTACTCACCCTGCTCGACATTCCCCGCAGCCTGCTGCCCGAAGTTCGCAGCTGCTCTGAAGTCTATGGCTACACGGCAGAGGGCTTGCTCGGTGCCCAAATTCCCATTGCTGGAATCGCCGGAGACCAGCAGGCAGCCACCTTTGGCCAAGCTTCTCTCCAGCCCGGTATGGCCAAAAACACCTACGGTACCGGCTGCTTTATGTTGCTCAACATCGGAGAAAAACCCATCACCTCCTATCACAAGCTGCTCACCACCGTCGCCTGGCGGGTCAATGGCCGCACCGACTATGCCTTAGAAGGCAGCGTCTTTATTGCTGGGGCCGTGGTGCAGTGGCTGCGCGATGGGCTCGGCATCATCAAGCGCAGCGAAGACGTAGAAGCCCTAGCCTGCAGCGTGCCCGACAACGGCGGCGTGTACTTTGTCCCTGCCTTTGTTGGTCTAGGTGCGCCCTACTGGGACAGCTATGCTCGCGGCACCATCACCGGCCTCTCTCGCGGCTCGACCGCAGCCCATATCGCCCGCGCCGCTCTAGAAAGCATCGCCTACCAAACCGCAGACGTGATTGACGCCATGCGCCAAGACTCAGAACTCTACCTCACTGAGCTGCGAGTCGATGGCGGAGCTTCCCGCAACGATCTGCTGATGCAGTTCCAGGCCGATGTGCTCGGTGTGCCCGTGGTGCGGCCCAAAGTCACCGAAACAACGGCTCTGGGCGCAGCTTACCTGGCCGGTCTAGCCGTTGGCTACTGGGAAAGCGAGCAAGAAATCGTTCAGCTCTGGCAAATGGAAAAGCGCTTTGAGCCAGCCATCAGCGCTGAACAGCGAGCCACCTTGCGTGAATCTTGGCGGCAAGCCGTCGCCCAAGCCCGCCACAGGTAG
- a CDS encoding aldo/keto reductase has product MQYKLLGATGLRVSELCLGAMTFGEDWDWGANRETSQAIFEAFAEAGGNFIDTANIYTNGTSEKMLGELVGSERDRFVIATKYTMMMNPDDPNSSGNQRKNLMRSLEASLKRLNTDYIDLYWVHMWDTVTPIEETMRALDDVVRSGKVMYIGISDAPAWIISRAQTLAELKNMTTLAAVQLEYNLVERTVERDLLPMAEDLNLSILDWSPLGGGVLTGKYLNNDSDQDNRLNKAEYFQHYKVDRAMQIAQVVVDVAREVECSAAQVALAWIRQQSPRHIPIIGARSLAHLKDNLGCLDITLSDDQLMRLHAASEVDPGFALKFLRRLQNLFLGAATETLDLSLHPTSKMVLDRK; this is encoded by the coding sequence ATGCAATACAAACTTTTAGGCGCGACTGGATTAAGGGTTTCTGAGCTTTGCTTAGGAGCAATGACCTTTGGTGAAGATTGGGACTGGGGCGCAAATCGGGAAACCAGCCAAGCGATATTTGAAGCCTTTGCGGAGGCAGGCGGCAACTTCATCGATACAGCCAATATCTACACCAATGGCACGAGCGAAAAGATGCTGGGCGAATTAGTAGGTTCGGAGCGCGATCGCTTCGTTATCGCCACAAAGTACACCATGATGATGAACCCCGATGACCCCAACTCCAGCGGCAATCAGCGCAAGAACCTGATGCGATCGCTAGAAGCTAGCCTTAAGCGGCTGAACACCGACTACATCGATCTCTACTGGGTGCATATGTGGGATACAGTGACCCCGATTGAGGAAACTATGCGAGCACTCGATGATGTCGTTCGGTCGGGCAAAGTTATGTATATCGGCATCTCAGATGCGCCGGCTTGGATTATCAGTCGGGCTCAAACCCTAGCTGAGCTGAAGAACATGACGACTTTGGCTGCAGTTCAGCTTGAATATAATCTGGTTGAGCGCACTGTTGAAAGAGACTTGCTGCCAATGGCAGAAGACTTAAATTTAAGTATCCTAGATTGGTCGCCACTTGGAGGTGGAGTCCTCACCGGAAAATACCTAAATAACGATTCTGACCAAGATAATCGTCTCAATAAAGCAGAGTATTTCCAGCATTACAAGGTCGATCGGGCTATGCAGATTGCTCAAGTTGTTGTTGATGTTGCTCGTGAAGTTGAATGCAGTGCGGCACAGGTTGCGCTCGCCTGGATTCGCCAGCAATCGCCTCGGCATATTCCCATTATTGGGGCGAGAAGCTTGGCTCATCTCAAGGACAACTTGGGCTGCTTAGATATTACATTGAGCGACGATCAGCTGATGCGTCTTCATGCTGCTAGTGAAGTTGATCCTGGATTTGCTTTGAAATTCCTGCGTAGGCTGCAAAACTTGTTTCTTGGAGCAGCAACCGAAACGCTAGATTTAAGCCTACACCCAACCTCAAAAATGGTACTTGACCGCAAGTAA
- a CDS encoding glycerol-3-phosphate dehydrogenase/oxidase, with translation MNAPLTRETILTRLRHSDEWDFIIIGGGATGLGTAVDAASRGYKTLLLEKYDFAKGTSSRSTKLVHGGVRYLAQGNLTLVREALYERGLLRRNAPHLVQDLAFVVPGYAWWVQLYYGAGLKLYDLLSGQLSLGHSRFLSEQATLERVPTLQQKGLRGGILYHDGQFDDARLAITLMRTLTDQGGVALNYAPVVGLIKSGERVTGVCAQDTETGETLDLRGQVIVNATGVFVDAVRRMDNPAAQPMLSPSQGVHVVVDQRFLPGHSAMMIPKTEDGRVLFAVPWHGKTLLGTTDTPVDHPEYEPRPLEAEIDFILRTAAQYLSPAPTRADVLSVFVGQRPLVKVDDTESTAALSREHTIRVSSSGLLTITGGKWTTYRKMGEDLVDQAIPLADLPPRLSVTEPLKLHGWTQTPTSDPLGVYGSDAASLQQLPGAEVRLHPRLPYLEAEVRWAVRYEMARTVEDVLARRTRALLLDAAASQEAAPRVAAIMAEELKLGQDWQQGQVDDYCLLAAGYLLEQPVNAAAASSAPSTAQGTGKLQSRELVR, from the coding sequence ATGAACGCTCCTCTAACACGCGAAACAATTTTGACCAGATTGCGCCACTCCGATGAATGGGATTTCATCATCATCGGTGGCGGCGCGACAGGCCTGGGTACAGCAGTAGATGCGGCCAGTCGGGGCTACAAGACCCTGCTGCTAGAGAAATATGACTTTGCTAAAGGCACCTCTAGCCGATCTACCAAGCTGGTGCATGGTGGGGTGCGATATTTGGCTCAGGGCAACCTGACGCTGGTGCGAGAAGCGCTCTATGAGCGGGGTTTGCTGCGTCGCAATGCGCCTCACTTGGTGCAAGATTTGGCCTTTGTGGTGCCCGGTTATGCCTGGTGGGTGCAGCTCTACTATGGGGCTGGGCTCAAGCTCTATGATCTGCTCTCGGGGCAGCTGAGCCTGGGGCATAGCCGCTTTTTGAGTGAGCAAGCGACTTTGGAGCGGGTGCCAACGCTGCAGCAAAAAGGGCTGCGAGGCGGCATTCTCTACCACGACGGCCAATTTGATGATGCCCGGTTGGCCATCACGCTAATGAGGACGTTGACCGATCAAGGTGGCGTGGCGCTCAACTATGCTCCGGTTGTGGGCCTAATTAAGTCTGGGGAAAGGGTCACTGGCGTTTGCGCTCAAGATACCGAAACGGGAGAAACCCTTGACCTCAGGGGCCAGGTGATTGTCAATGCCACAGGGGTTTTCGTCGATGCAGTGCGGCGTATGGATAATCCCGCTGCCCAGCCGATGCTGTCTCCCAGTCAGGGGGTGCATGTGGTGGTAGACCAGCGATTTTTGCCCGGTCACAGCGCCATGATGATTCCTAAAACAGAAGATGGGCGGGTGCTATTTGCCGTGCCCTGGCATGGGAAGACTCTGCTGGGCACTACCGACACGCCGGTAGATCACCCTGAGTATGAGCCGCGTCCACTGGAGGCGGAGATTGATTTCATTCTGCGAACGGCGGCCCAATATCTCAGCCCTGCCCCTACCCGTGCAGACGTGCTGAGCGTGTTTGTTGGGCAGCGTCCCTTGGTTAAAGTGGATGATACCGAGTCAACTGCTGCTCTATCTCGCGAACACACCATTCGCGTTTCGAGTTCTGGCCTGCTGACGATTACGGGGGGTAAGTGGACCACCTACCGCAAAATGGGCGAAGACCTGGTTGATCAGGCGATACCACTGGCGGATCTGCCGCCTCGACTCTCCGTGACCGAACCGCTCAAGCTGCACGGCTGGACCCAAACTCCAACGTCTGACCCGTTAGGCGTCTACGGCAGTGATGCGGCTAGCCTGCAGCAGCTACCGGGGGCTGAGGTGCGGCTTCACCCTCGCCTCCCTTATCTAGAAGCTGAGGTGCGCTGGGCGGTACGCTACGAAATGGCCCGCACGGTGGAAGATGTGCTGGCCCGCCGCACCCGCGCCCTGCTGCTTGATGCGGCGGCCAGTCAAGAGGCAGCCCCTCGGGTAGCCGCGATTATGGCGGAGGAACTGAAATTGGGTCAGGACTGGCAACAGGGGCAAGTTGACGACTACTGCTTACTGGCTGCCGGGTATTTGCTGGAGCAGCCAGTGAATGCTGCAGCTGCGAGTTCGGCCCCTTCGACAGCTCAGGGAACTGGCAAGCTGCAGAGCCGGGAACTGGTTCGGTAG